The genomic interval AACTTCTGAAGGTCTTTGGACTATGGTGTCTTCGTGCTTTACCCTCAACCTTCCATCTGCAGGGCTGTAGGTAATCTCTGCGATCCTTCCTCTTACGTATCTAACACCGTATTTTTCTTGAGGAGCCCAGTAGAAGGGATATTCCCACGTGCCATAGGTTCTCACGTCCATGTAGTAGCAAAACACATCCACATCTGGATAGTGCTCCCTTATCTCCATACCTTGAAGACCAGAAAGAGCACAGCCATACCTACAGCAGTGCACATTGGTCACACCAAGCTGTCTGTCCCTTGAACCTACACAGAAAACAAAGGCAACTCTTTTGGGAAGCTGTCCATTGGAAGGTCTGTATAGCCTACCCTCTTGGGAGAACATTCTCTCCAGCTCAAGGTTTGTAATAACATCGGGATATATACCGTATCCAAGCTCTCCCTTTCTTCTTGGGTCAAAGTGTTCAAAGCCAGTGGCAACCACAATAGCTCCAACTTCGTGCTTTTCTCCATTGGAAAGGGTTACCCTATATTCCCCGGGCTCTCCTTCACAGGCGGTTATCTCCGTGTTAAGAAGCACCTTCACATTTGGGTTTTGCTCCACTTCCTTTATGTAAGGACCTATCACCTGGGAGGGTTTTAACTTTCTTGGTATTAGCGTGTGATAGTGGTTTTTGATGGGGTTCCCACCCAGCTGACCGTCCTTTTCCACGAGGATGGTAGGCACTCCAAGCCTTCCCAAAGCTCTTGCTGCTGCAAGTCCTGCTGGACCGCCACCTATCACCAACACACTCTTAGCCATGATAAACCTCCTTTAATAGTTCTTAAGGGGGCAAAGCCCCCAGAAAGAGCTTAGGACTTAAACAGAGGCATGTTCGCAGTTGCGGAAGCCTTTGGCTTGCCAGTGGAGGTTCTGCTGTAGGGTTCATATAGGTCGTATTCCTTGAAGAACTCCATAAGCTCGTCGTATTTTCCAGCCTTTTCAAGCTCCGCTATGTATTTGACGGTATCTTCCCACTCTTTTCTTAGCTCTCTCCAGTTGGTTATACCCATCTTCTCAAGGAGAGGCTCGTAGTTGGAGCAGTTCCAGTAGAGCTGGACCACCTTAAAGGGATGAGCACCGCAGGCAAGAGCTGCAAACATAACATCAGACATAACCGCTACAGGGTGATACATACCGTGAGCTTTTCCTATCCACTGGTTCTTTTCAAAGGTGGTGGTACAACCTGTATCGTGGGTTACTATAAGGTCCGCCTTTACCTCTTCTGCGATAACCTTGAGCTTTCTCTGTATAGCAAAGGACCTTGTGAATTCCCTTTCGGTAAGTATGTGTCTGAAGCCAAAACCACAGCAGTCATACCACGTGGAGTAGTCCACCACCTGTGCACCAAGAGCCTTTACCACCGCTGTGGGAGCTGCAGGTCTTTGACCGTTGTAGACTTCTGGGTCATAGGGATAGTCATCTGCTATCATCTTGTAAACGTGGCAGGCGCTGTGTATGGCAACCCTCACATTGGAAACATCTATGCCTTTAGCCTTGCCTTCTTTCTCGTATAGCTCCTTTATCCTATATCTCATAGCGTGGACCCACTCAGAATAGTGGACTATTTCCTGTGGTATCACTATCCTTCCATCCTCCGTGAGCCTTCCAAGCTTTTTGAGTATGGGCTTTACCGCATCCCTTAGCTCCTTGTTCATTATGAGCTGTTCCCTTGTTTCCTTGTATGAACCAAAGGATGTTCCACAGTGGATGAGAGGATAGTAGCCTGTCTTCCAAGCTTGGTGCATGTTTCTGAGCCATACTGCCGCCAAGGCTACAGGGTTGGAGGTGCCAGAACCGTGATAGTTCCATGCGGTGCAAGAGGTTTGGTGTGGCTCATTAAGGTAGTCAAGACCAAACTTGTTCATAAACCAGAAAATAGAGGCAGGATATCCGGGGATGTTTCCACACTGACCACAGGACTTGTGGTGCCAAAGCTTGTTGGTGGGTATGAGCTTTATCCTTCCAGTTCTGGTGAAGACTTCCACAGGCTGGTGCTCTTCTGTAATCCTGTATATGAGTATTTCGCCCTTAGCTTCGAGCTCTTCCATCATCTCAAAGATGTGGTCGTAGTGGGAGCTGTATTCTTTGAGGGGGAAAGGTGGCTTTTCTGGATACCTCAAAAGACCTCCTGGGCTGTTATGTCCAAAACCATGCTTTGCCATGATTACACCTCCTTAGTTTTTTTTAGGGCATTAACCCCATTTGTTAGCTTACTCTTCCTCTTCATAAAGCTCCGCATACCTCTCTTCGTTTTCTTCTACTATGTCCATGATAACGTTGTAGAGGTTTGGGTCAAGTTTTTCAAGCATTTCAAAAATGCCCGTCTCTCTCCATATGGTATACATTTCTATAGCGGTCTCCAAAGACACCTCCCATGCGGTCTTGACAGACTTACCCACGTCAAAGGGTATGGCAAGCCTCTTTGCCCTTAGGTTTTCCATGTTGTCCGCCATCTTAGGACCCCAGTCTGGGAAGAAGTCCGGCTGGAGCATGTCCGCAGAGAGCTGGTTTCCTGTAGTCATAACTTTGAGGAGAACCCTTCCATAAGGCTTTAGAAGGTCCTTTGTAGCTTCAAAGGCATTACGCACCGCCACCTCTCTCATTATGGCAACAAGACCACCAGGGTTATTCACAAAGGGACACCTTATCCAACAGGTAAAGCACTGAGAGCATGCCCATATGTATTCATGCATCATGTCATATAGCACTTCCACGTCCTCTTCCAAGAACCTTTGCACTATCTCCCTTGGAGAGTAGTCAAAGAACCTATTGGAGGGACAGGATGCGGTGCAAACGCCACAGTTTAGACAGCCAAAGATGTATTCCTTAAAACGAAAGTCCGACTTTATCTCCTCCACTATACGGACCTTCTCTTCCCAAGGCACTGCCTTAGTTTTTTCCGATATGGGTATGTTATATCCGTAAATGTGCCCATCCATGGTAAACCTCCTTAGGGTTTCTAACTTCTATAAAAGTATCATACACATGACAAAAGTCAATTAAGTTTTGCTTATATGTATATAAAGATAAACTTATAGGTGCATATTCAAAAAAGGGGAAAGCCAAGAAAACCTTAAAGGGTGAGCACCGCATATTCACCGCTCATCAACTTATCAAGGAATGCAGCACCGCCTATTATGCCATCGCAGAGTTCGGGGTTCACATCTTCCTTCTTATATACGTCAGTTAAGTCAAGTGAGGGCACACAAAGATAAATCTTGACACCTGCATCCTTAGCCATCTTTATAAAGTCGTAAACCGTTTGCTCCACTCCTGGTCTAACCTTTACCTTTTTGGCGTTGTCTCTCATAAGTAAAAAGCCTGCCTCTGAGGTTATAACCATCTCCACCTCGTAGTCCATGGTGGTAGCTGCAGTGGCAAGGAAAAAGGGAGCACCCGCTTGTGGGTTTATAAGCTCTCCTGTGGTTGGATCTGCCCTCTCAAAGAAGGGCACGGTAAGGATGTAGAATAGCACCTTTTCGTAAGCCATATCTATCCTCCTTAAACGAAGATTATCATAGGTTTTTCTGCCTCAAGCACGTAGTTCATAAAGGTGGCTGCACCAGCAGGTGGCTCAAGACCATCTATGAGGTCTTCATATCTGTAGCCAAAGAGTTCCATCGTCATTTGACAGGGTATAAGCTTTACATCCGCTTCCTTACAAACTTCAATAAGCTCTGGTATATCCGCTACTCCATGCTCCTTTATTGCCTTTCTCATCATAAAGGTCATAAGGTCTGTCATGCCGGGTATTACACCCATTATCTGTGGAGGTCCCGGGAATATGGAAGATATGAAGTTGGTTACCGTGTTTTGCATGGAGGGTGGGAAAGCCATAGGCATGGCAGGGTTTCCTATGGGTGCTACTTTTAACTCGTGCATTTTCTTTTTGTGGATAATGTTAAGCCCGTAAAAGGTAAAAAATATGGCGGTTTCTACACCTAAGGATGCAGCAGTTGAAGCTAATATTAAAGGCGGGTACGCCATATCAAGCGTGCCCTTAGTGGCTATTATGGCAAGCCTTTCTGTAGCCATAAAATTCCCCCCTCATTTTTTCTTTATGTAGAAGATAATCTTTCCTCCTTCTTCTACCGTTTCAAGGAGCTGATGTCCAGTTCTATTGCAAAAGGCTGGTATGTCCGCCTTTGCACCCGGGTCTGTGGTTATGACTTCAAGGATCTGCCCAGATTGAAGTTCTTCAAGAGCCTTTTTTGTTTTTAGGACAGGGAGAGGACAGTTAAGACCTGACGCATCAAGGGTCTTATCGGGTGTTATTGTTGCCATCTTAGACACCTCCTATATTAAGATTTTCACCATATTATATGCCTCGCATACATCTCGTGCTATTAGTATTTATGATAAAAGCTATAAGTTTTCCTTATATCAATGAGTAAGCCACAGAACGTCAGAGATAAGACAAATACCCCCAGCCTTTTTAAGAAGAGGTCTAACCTCCTCCGCTATCCTGTGAGCCATCTCTTCTGAACAAACCGTAAACACATAGCTATTTTTAAACACATCTGTAAGCTCATCCCCAGCCATTATGCCCCTTTCTCCCTTTCCCAAGGCATCCCTTATAACCGTGTAACCAGAAACACCAACCCTCTCCAAAACGTCAAGGACCCTGCTTAGGTATACACTGTCAATTACCACCTCCACCTTTTTCATGGGTTTCATGTTCTCACCCCCATAGATGATTTATAACAAAATAGTATAGTGGTATACCTATCGCTATGTTGAAGGGAAAGGTTATAGCCAAAGACATGGTTACATAAAGGCTTGGATTTGCCTCTGGCACAGAAAGCCTCATGGCAGCAGGAACCGCTATATAAGAAGCACTGGCA from Aquificaceae bacterium carries:
- a CDS encoding FAD-dependent oxidoreductase yields the protein MAKSVLVIGGGPAGLAAARALGRLGVPTILVEKDGQLGGNPIKNHYHTLIPRKLKPSQVIGPYIKEVEQNPNVKVLLNTEITACEGEPGEYRVTLSNGEKHEVGAIVVATGFEHFDPRRKGELGYGIYPDVITNLELERMFSQEGRLYRPSNGQLPKRVAFVFCVGSRDRQLGVTNVHCCRYGCALSGLQGMEIREHYPDVDVFCYYMDVRTYGTWEYPFYWAPQEKYGVRYVRGRIAEITYSPADGRLRVKHEDTIVQRPSEVPMDLVVLVLGMEPSAGTKKVAKILGLAQDPDSQFLIPSEESGSNIISNKPGIFIAGACKGPIDIESSFSEGEAAAAEAAAFIGAKVTV
- a CDS encoding heterodisulfide reductase-related iron-sulfur binding cluster; the encoded protein is MAKHGFGHNSPGGLLRYPEKPPFPLKEYSSHYDHIFEMMEELEAKGEILIYRITEEHQPVEVFTRTGRIKLIPTNKLWHHKSCGQCGNIPGYPASIFWFMNKFGLDYLNEPHQTSCTAWNYHGSGTSNPVALAAVWLRNMHQAWKTGYYPLIHCGTSFGSYKETREQLIMNKELRDAVKPILKKLGRLTEDGRIVIPQEIVHYSEWVHAMRYRIKELYEKEGKAKGIDVSNVRVAIHSACHVYKMIADDYPYDPEVYNGQRPAAPTAVVKALGAQVVDYSTWYDCCGFGFRHILTEREFTRSFAIQRKLKVIAEEVKADLIVTHDTGCTTTFEKNQWIGKAHGMYHPVAVMSDVMFAALACGAHPFKVVQLYWNCSNYEPLLEKMGITNWRELRKEWEDTVKYIAELEKAGKYDELMEFFKEYDLYEPYSRTSTGKPKASATANMPLFKS
- a CDS encoding 4Fe-4S dicluster domain-containing protein, with product MDGHIYGYNIPISEKTKAVPWEEKVRIVEEIKSDFRFKEYIFGCLNCGVCTASCPSNRFFDYSPREIVQRFLEEDVEVLYDMMHEYIWACSQCFTCWIRCPFVNNPGGLVAIMREVAVRNAFEATKDLLKPYGRVLLKVMTTGNQLSADMLQPDFFPDWGPKMADNMENLRAKRLAIPFDVGKSVKTAWEVSLETAIEMYTIWRETGIFEMLEKLDPNLYNVIMDIVEENEERYAELYEEEE
- a CDS encoding DsrE family protein is translated as MAYEKVLFYILTVPFFERADPTTGELINPQAGAPFFLATAATTMDYEVEMVITSEAGFLLMRDNAKKVKVRPGVEQTVYDFIKMAKDAGVKIYLCVPSLDLTDVYKKEDVNPELCDGIIGGAAFLDKLMSGEYAVLTL
- a CDS encoding DsrE/DsrF/DrsH-like family protein, translated to MATERLAIIATKGTLDMAYPPLILASTAASLGVETAIFFTFYGLNIIHKKKMHELKVAPIGNPAMPMAFPPSMQNTVTNFISSIFPGPPQIMGVIPGMTDLMTFMMRKAIKEHGVADIPELIEVCKEADVKLIPCQMTMELFGYRYEDLIDGLEPPAGAATFMNYVLEAEKPMIIFV
- a CDS encoding sulfurtransferase TusA family protein, giving the protein MATITPDKTLDASGLNCPLPVLKTKKALEELQSGQILEVITTDPGAKADIPAFCNRTGHQLLETVEEGGKIIFYIKKK
- a CDS encoding P-II family nitrogen regulator gives rise to the protein MKPMKKVEVVIDSVYLSRVLDVLERVGVSGYTVIRDALGKGERGIMAGDELTDVFKNSYVFTVCSEEMAHRIAEEVRPLLKKAGGICLISDVLWLTH